TTCAGAATCAACGCCCGCAACAGGAATATGAGACCCTAGCCTAAAAACCAATACCATAAAAGCAGTAAATATAAACTTCTTTCTTAAATCAACAATATTAAAAAGTGATTTTAAAGTATCTAACATTTAATTGCTTTTCCACCTGCTTTTTCTATAATCTCTTTAGCTTTTTTACTAAAAGCATGAGCAGTAACATTAAGAGGCTTATCCAAAGTACCAACTCCAAGAATTTTCACTTTATCCCCATTTTTAATTAAAGAGGCTGCTTCAAATTGGCTAATACCAACATCGGAATTAAATCTGTTAAGAGCAACAATATTTACAGGCGCATAAACAGTTCGAAAAGGATAATTTTTAAATCCTCTCTTCTTAGGCAACCTTCTATAAAAAGGAGTTTGGCCTCCTTCAAAATAGACCCCTTTTGTTCCTCCCGATCTGCTCTTTTGTCCCTTATGTCCTCGGCCAGAAGTCTTTCCATGCCCAGAACTAGTTCCCCTTCCAACTCTTTTTGCCTTCTTTTTGGGTTTAGGTTTTAACGATTTTAAATCAAACATTTTGAACATACCTCACATCTATCTTTTTGCCTCTAAGAATCTCAAATTCCGACTGTATTTTTAAATTTGACAAAGCATCAATAGTAGCCCTGGCAGTATTAACAGCATTACTAGAACCTATAGATTTACCTACAACATCACGCACCCCAGCTAATTCTAAAATAACCCTGACGGATCCACCAGCAATAACTCCTTTCCCTGAAGGAGCTGGTTTTAAAAGAACAAAACTTGCTCCAAGTTTTCCAGAAATCTCATGAGCAATAGTTCCACCAATCAATTCAATCGTCACTAAAGATTTTTTTGCCGCTTCCACAGCTTTGCGAATAGCAGAGGAGACTTCAGATGCTTTGCCTAATCCTACGCCAACTCTTCCTTTTTTATCTCCAACTATAGCCAAAACACGAAAACCCATCCTTTTTCCGCCTTTTACGACCTTAGTAACCCTTCTAACTTGAACAACTCTTTCCTCAAATTCCTTTGGTTCATTAAAATTTCTTTCTCTAACCATTAAAAATTCAGCCCCCCCTCACGAGCAGCATCTGCAAAAGCTTTTATACGCCCATGATATTTAAACTTTCCTCTATCAAAAACTACTTTTGTCACGCCTTCTTCTTTTGCTCTTTTTGCAATTTCTTTTCCCAATACAACCGATCTTTCCATTTTGTTTCCCTTTTTCACAATTTGTGTTGATAAACCAACTATTGTTTTTTGAGAATCATCATCGATTATTTGCGCATGTATATGCTTTAAACTTTTATATACATTCAATCGCGGACGTTCAACATTGCCAAAAATTTTTTTTCTCTTATTAATACTTTTCATAATTATGCTCCAGCTCCAACTTTTGCAGCTTTACCAACCTTACGCCTAACAATTTCACCTTCATATTTAATCCCTTTTGCTTTATAAGGTTCGACTTCTCTCACAGCCCTTATATTTGCAGCAATCTGACCGACAAGATGCTTGTCAAATCCTAAGACTTTTACCTTGTTCTGCCCTTCCACCTTAAAAGATATTCCATCGGGAGGATCCATCTCAACCGGATGAGAATATCCCATCGAAAGAACAAGTTTCTTTCCTTGCAACGAAGCACGATATCCAACGCCGCTTATCTCTAAATCCTTTTCAAACCCTTCTGAAACACCCTTTACCATATTAGCAATATATGCCCTTAAAAATCCATTCAACGATCTGATTCTTTTAGTCTCTTTTTTCTTAGATACAGTCAAAACATCTCCTTCAATTTTTACTTCAAGAGTATCCGGAATTTGAACCTTCAAAGTCCCTTTAGTTCCACTAACGATTACTTCATTTTCTTTTATCTCAATATTAACACCTTTAATAATTTTTACAGGCGCTTTTCCTACTCTAGACATTTCTCCTCCTATAAAAGACTAATATACAAAAAGCAAAACCTCTCCGCCAAGTCTCTTTTTTCTTGCCTCCTCACCAGCCATAACTCCGTGAGAAGTAGAAACAAGAGAAATACCAAATCCCGACTGAACCCTCGGTATTTTACCAACTCCAACATAATACCTTCTTCCCGGCCTACTAACCTGTTTAATCTCAGAAATCACAGACTTAGACATTTTTCCATATTTATTAGAAGCATATTTCAATGTTACACGAAGTATTTTTTTCCCTCCCCGGCTTAATACTTCACTTCCGCCCAAAAACCCCTCATCAATCAACACCTTACAAATCTTATCTTTAAATTTTGAAAAAGGAATATCAATTATATTCTTCTTTCTTAAGATAGCATTCTTTACACTTGTTATAAATTCAGAAACAGGTTCTCTCATTTTTTTCTCCTCACCAACTTGATTTTACTACACCCGGTAACTCACCCTTATGTGCCGCAGCTCTAAAACAAATCCTACAAATTCCAAATTTACGTATATAGGCTCTCGCTCTACCGCAAACAGAACATCGGTTGCGAATACGCACAGCAAATTTAGGCCCCCGCTTTGCTCTTTCCAGCCAACATTTTTTCGCCATATTATTTCTCCTTAAAAGGAATACCAAGCCCTTTTAATAAAGATTTAGCCTCTTTATCGGTCTTGGCAGAAGTTACAATAACTATATTCATTCCTCGAACTTTATCAACCTTATCATAATCCACTTCCGGAAAAATCAATTGCTCTCTAATACCAAAAGAATAATTCCCTCTCCCGTCAAAAGAATCTTCAGGCAATCCTTTAAAATCTCTAACCTTTGGCAAACTTATATTTATGAGTTTATTCAAAAACAGATACATCTTCTCTCCGCGAAGGGTCAACATACATCCTATAGGATCACGAGCCTTAAGCTTAAAATTGGCAATGCTTTTTTTTGCTTTTTTAATAACCGCGTGCTGTCCCCCAATTTCCGACATTTCAGCAGCAGCAATGTCAACAGACTTTGGATTTTGTGGCCCTTCTTTCACTCCCTCAGACAAAACAACCTTCACCACATGGGGAATTTCTAATATATTTTTATAGCCAAACTCATCTTTCAATTTCTTTACTACTTCAGTTGAATATTTTTCTTTTAAATTCTTCATATATTTATTATTCCTTAACTTTTATCAATTATTGCTTCACATTTTTTACAGATTCGTAAGCCCTCTTTGTCTTTTCCAAGACGAGATGGTTCATTACACTTTGAACATACAACCATAAGATTACTCATATCAATCGAACCAGGTTTTTCTATAATTCCTCCCTGAAAATTACGTGTAGGCTTTTGGTGTTTCTTAACAATATTTATACCTTCAACAATAGCCCTGTTTGATTTTGTAAGTAGCCTTAAAACTTTTCCTTTTTTTCCTTTATCTTTGCCGGCAAGAATCAACACTTTGTCATCTTTCTTGATTTTTAATTTTTTATTTTTAACTTTTACTCGATACATTATTAAACAACCTCCGGAGCTAAAGAAATTATTTTCATAAAATTCTTTTCTCTTAATTCTCTAGAAACAGGGCCAAAGACACGTGAGCCTATAGGATTACTGTCCGCCTTGTTAATTATAACAACAGCATTATCATCAAAAGAGATCCAAGAGCCATCCTTACGTCTAACCTTTTTCCTCAGTCTAATAATAACGGCATAAACAATCTGCGCATCCTTAACCTGCATATTGGGAGTGGCATCTTTAACAACACCAACAATAATATCTCCCAATCCGGCATATCTGCGTCCACTAGATCCAACAACCCTAATACACAAGATTTTACGGGCCCCACTATTGTCAGCAACTTTTAATCTAGTCCCTGATTGAATCATTTTCTTTCTCTTCCTTTTCCTTCGTTTTTTCTTTTTTCTTTGGCAATTCTCTAATCTTTAATTTTACTTTTCCCAAAATTCTCACAATTCTATAAAATTTACGTTTTGATATCGGCCTAGTCTCCATAATTTCAACCAAATCACCAATAGTCGCCTCTTTTTTATCATCATGAACAAGAAATTTTTTATATGTTTTTACGACTTTCCCATATTTTTTGTGGGAAAAAACACTCTCAACCTGCACAACAACAGTCTTCTCTGCCCCCTCTTTTATAACTACTCCCTCTTTTATCTTACGCATTTTTCTATCCATATATTATTTCCAACCTTTTTCTCTCATAATAGTTAAAACCCTTGCTATATCCCTTCTAACAAATCTGCGCTGAAGAGGATTTTTATCCTCTCCTTTGGCTTTAGCAAAACGAAAGTTTTTAAATTCAATCGCCAAAGTCTGATACTCTTTTATTAATTCTTCTTTTGTTTTTTCTCTGAGTTCGGCTATATTCATCTGACCTTCACCATCCTAACTTTTAAAGGAAGTTTAAACGCGGCAAGTCTAACTCCCTCCATTGCATCAACCTCTCCAATTCCAGCCATTTCAAATAAAACATGACCTTTCTTTATTCCCGCAATAAATTTTTCAGGCGCGCCTTTTCCTCCCCCCATACGAGTCTCAGCAGGCCTGGAACAAAAAGGCTTATCAGCCAATACTCTGACCCATATTTTTCCATTTCTTTGCAAAAAATGCGATAAAGCTTTTCTTGCAGATTCAATCTGATTAACAGTCAAATACCCTGTCTCTGAAGCCTGTATTCCAAACTCTCCAAATTTCAAAGTATTTCCTTTTGCAGCCTCTCCCCGCAATCTTCCTCTCTGACTTTTTCTAAATTTAGTTTTCCCTGGCTGTAACATCGTTTGCTTTTAACTCCTCTTTTACTTCTTTCTTTTGAGGTAAAACATCTCCCTTATAAATCCAGACTTTTACCCCTATTTTCCCGTATATTGTCATAGCTTCACAAAACCCATAATCAATTCTTGCCCTTAAAGTATGTAGAGGAACTCTTCCCACCCTATACCATTCCTTTCTGGCAATTTCAGATCCCCCCAAACGCCCACCCAATTTAACTTTAATTCCTTTAGCTTTTGCCCTAAGTACACGAGTCACAGCTTGTTTCATAGCACGTCTATAAGCAACGCGTTTCTCAAGTTGAGCAGCTATATTTTCAGAAACAAGTTGAGATGATGTCTCCGGATTTGGATCTTCATGAATATTAAGTTGCACGGGCTTTCCTATCAATTTTACAACTTCATCTCTTATAAGGGAAACACCTTTTCCCCCTCTTCCAATAATAAGTCCCGGTTTCGCAGAATATACATCAATCCCAACCTGGTTTGCCCTGCGAGATATTTTTATTTTTGATATCCCAGCCTTATAAAGATGGTTTTTCAAAAACTTTCTTATGACCCTATCTTCTGTAAACAACTTAGCATAGTCTGCCTTGTTTGCATACCAGATAGAATCCCATTCTTCAATAACACCTAATCTAAAACCTTTTGGATGTGTCTTCTGTCCCACTATTCTTCCTCCTTATTGGACACATAAACTGTAATATGACTAAGACGCTTCTTAATAGGAAACGCCCTGCCTCTCGCACGAGGACGAAATCTTTTTAACATCCCCGCACCATCAGCAACTATTTTTTCTATAATAAGATTATCTTTCTGCATTTTATAATTATTAACAGCATTTGCAGCTGCAGACTCAATAAGCTTATAAATAATCTTTGCAGACTTATGAGGCATAAATTTCAAGGCGGCAAGAGCTTCAGTAATATTTTTTCCGCGCAAAAGTTTCATAATACGCCTGAATTTTAAAGGTGAAACCCTAATCCATTTAAATTGTGCTTTAGCCATCATGTTAATGCCGCCGTCTGTTTAGTAGGCGCTGTATGTCCCCTAAACACCCTTGTATGAGCAAATTCGCCTAATTTATGCCCGATCATAGACTCAGTTATATAAACCGGTATGTGTTTAATTCCATTATGCACGGCAATAGTAAGCCCTATCATTTCAGGAATAACCGTAGAACGCCTGGACCAAGTCTTTATAACTTTTTTATCTCCAGAATCAATCGATTTTTGAACCTTTCTCATTAAATGATCATCTACAAAAGGCCCTTTTTTACGTGAACGACTCATCCTTTCCTCCTTCGTAAAATAAACCTATCGGAAACTCTTTTTCCACGTCTAGTCTTATAACCTAAAGTCTTTTTACCCCATTTACTAAGTGGCCCACTACGTCCGATACCAGCCCGACCCTCTCCTCCTCCGTGAGGATGGTCACAGGGATTCATGGCTGCGCCTCTAACATAAGGACGGCGACCCATATGTCTGGTTTTCCCTGCTTTACCCCTAGATATATTTTTATGATCAATATTACCAAGCTGGCCTATAGTCGCTTTGCAAGTAATATGCACCATCCGTTGTTCCCCAGATGGCAATCTTAAAATTGCATAATCGCCCTCTTTTGCAAGAAGGTTAATTTGAGCCCCAGCCGAGCGAGCAAATTGCCCACCTCTGCCAGGTTTTAACTCAACATTATGTATAACTGAACCAACAGGAATATTTTTAAGAGGCAAAGAGTTCCCAACTTTAACCTCAGCTTCACTTCCCGATTCAACATTGTCTCCAACTTTTAAGCCTAAGGGTGCAAGAATATATCTTTTTTCTTTGTCTTTGTATTCTACCAACGCTATTCTCACATTTCTGTTTGGATCATATTCTATCCCCATAACAACAGCCGAAATATTCTCTTTATTGCGCTTAAAATCTATTAAACGATAAATCCTCTTTGCTCCACCCCCACGATGGCGAGATGAAATTCGTCCTTTAAAACCCCTTCCTGATTTCTTTGCTAATTTTACACAAAGCGATTTTTCCGGCGAAAACTTTGTAATATCATCATAGTTATCAACTATTTGAAATCTTGTGCCTGGAGATGTTGGTCTTTTCTGTTGTAATGTCATGCCACTTCAAGCTCCTCTATTTTTTTGCCTTCAGGAAGAAGAACATAAGCCTTTTTATAAGATGCAGTACGGCCCACCTTAGAACCTACAATCCTTCTTTTTCCTCCAATCTTAACAGTCTTAACAGATAACGGCAACACTCTGAACAACTTACTAATTGCAGATTTCACATCAACCTTGGTTGCTTTAGGATGAATTTTAAAAACATAAACATTGTTCGTTCTAGCATTCAAAGCTTTTTCCGTTATAATCGGCTCAAGTATTATTTGATGTGGATTCATCTAAAACATCTCCCTAAGTTTATTAACTGCAGATTCTGTCATAAGCAAAATATCCGCATTTAATAAATCAAAAACATTTAAATTTTCACAACTTAAAACTTTAATATTTCTTAAATTCCTCGATCCTAAGCTTAATTCTTTTGAAATTTTATCAACAACAACAACAACTTTCTTTTCTGACAAATTAAAACTATCCAAAATATCTTTAACTAATTTTGTCTTTGGCTGATCTATGTTAAAATCTTTAACAATTTTAAGCTTATCTCCTCTGGCCTTATCAGAAAGAACAACTCTTAAAGCAAGTTTTCTAATCTTTCTAGGAAGATGAAAACTATAATCTCTAGGCTTTGGCCCAAAAATTACCCCACCATGCCGCCAAAGAGGAGATCTAATTGATCCTGCCCTTGCTCTACCTGTCCCTTTTTGTTTCCAAGGTTTAACCCCTCCACCTCGAACTTCAGCCCTTGTTAAAGTAGAATGTGTTCCTGAACGTTTTGAGTTTAGAAGCCATCTTAAAGTAGAATGGACAACCTCTACATTTTCTTTAACGCCAAAAAGATTAGAATCAGCTTCCATATCTCCGAGACTTTTTCCTTTTAAATCAAAAATCTTTAATTTCATATTTTTACAATCTCCACAATATTTCCTTTGGGACCAGGAACAGACCCTTTAACCAATAAAAGATTCTTCTCCGTATCAACGCTAACTATTTTAACTTTTCTGTTCGTAACTCTTTTTGCTCCCATATGTCCAGGCATATTAAGTCCTTTATACACTCTGCCAGGTGTAGTCCCTGCGCCAATAGACCCTGTCAGCCTGTGAGATTTACTGCCATGGGTCATAGGCCCTCGATGATGATGCCATCTTTTTGTCGTTCCAGCAAAACCCTTCCCTATACCAATTCCAGCTATGTTAACCATATCTCCAATATTAAAAACATCTACTTTTATCTCTTGCCCTATCTTATATTCATCAACATTTTCAATAGAAAATTCCACTATATGTTTAAGCTTATTTTCTTTTAAAAATCCAGTAAGCGGCTTATTAAGCTTTTTAGCAAGCATAAAACCTAATTGAATTGCATTATACCCATCTTTGACTTTTGTTCTAATACCAACAACACGACAATTCGCAGCTTCAAGGACAGTAACACCAACAACATCACCTCTGTCATTAAAAATTTGTGTCATTCCTATTTTTTTAGCCAATAGTCCTTTTGTACTCATTTCAATTTTATCTCCACATCTACCCCCGAAGGAAGATCAAGTTGCATTAAAGCATCAACTGTATCTTTTGGAGGGTCTAAAATATCTATTAATCTTTTATGAGTGCGGATTTCAAAATGCTCACGAGATTTTTTATCTACGTGAGGAGACCTTAACACACAATAGATTTCCTTTTTTGTCGGCAAAGGTATAGGGCCTGATACAGCAGCTTTTGCCCTCTTAGCAGTTTCAACAATCTTTTTGGCCGATTCATCCAGTAGCCTGTGATCATAACTCTTTAATTTTATTCTAATTCTTTGTCTTTTTGCCATAAATTTACCTTCCCTATGCCTTTGTTGCTCCAGAAACTTGAGCAATTATCCCCTCTGCTATATTTTTAGGAACTTCCTCGTAATGAGAGAATTCCATACTATAAGTACCCCTGCCTTGCGTACGACTTCGCAAATCAGTTGCATAACCAAACATGTTTGCCAGAGGAGCTTTTGCCTTAATAATTTGCAGCCCAGCATTCATTTCCATCCCTTCAACTTTTCCTCTCCTACTACTTAAATCGCCAATAACATCTCCCATATACTGTTCTGGAACAGTCACTTCAATTTTCATCGTTGGTTCCAAAATAACAGGCTTACTCTTTCTCACCGCATCTTTTAAAGCCATTGATCCTGCTATTTTAAATGCAATTTCCGAAGAATCTACATCATGATATGATCCATCAAAAAGAATAGCTCTAAGATCAATTACGGGATATCCCGCAATAACCCCAGTAGTCATGGCCTCTCTTATCCCATTCTCTACCGCAGGAACATACTCTCTGGGAATAGATCCACCCACAATATCATTAACAAATTCAAACCCTTTTCCAGCCTCCATAGGCTCAACTTTTATCCAAACGTGTCCATATTGACCACGTCCACCAGTCTGACGAATAAATTTGCCTTCCACTTCTGCATTACCTCTTATTGTCTCTTTGTAAGCAACTTGAGGTTTTCCAACATTTGCCTCAACTTTAAATTCCCTAAGAAGTCTGTCAACAATAATTTCTAAATGCAATTCTCCCATACCAGAAATAATAGTTTGTCCAGTCTCCTGGTCTGTTCTAATCCTAAAAGTTGGATCTTCTTCTGCCAACCTTGCAAGAGAAAGACTAAGTTTTTCTTGATCAGCTTTTGTTTTAGGCTCAATTGCAACAAATATAACCGGTTCCGGGAATACTATAGATTCTAAAATTATCTGCTTATCCTCATCGCAAAGAGTATCGCCTGTCCCTGTATCTTTTAACCCAACCGCAGCAGCAATATCTCCAGCCCCCACTTCCTCTATGTCTTCTCTTTTATTTGAATGCATCTGAAGTATACGTCCAATTCTTTCTCTTCTCCCTTTAGATGCATTTAAAATATATGATCCGGACTTTAAAACTCCAGAATAAACACGGAAAAAAGTAAGTCTTCCTACAAAAGGATCAGCCATAATTTTAAAAGCAAGTCCAGCAAACGGCTCTTCATCATTAGGAGCACGTTCTTCTTCTTCCCCTGTTTTAGGATTTATCCCCTTAACTGGAAGAACATCCGAAGGAGCCGGAAGACAATCAATTATAACATCCAATAAAGGTTGAACTCCTCTATTTTTAAAAGCACTTCCACAAGTTATTGGAACGATTGAAGCTGAAATTGTAGCTTTTCTTAAAGCTGACTTAATTTCCTCTACAGATAATTCAGTTCCATTCAGATATTTTTCAAGAAGAGAATCATCTGTCTCTGCAACACTTTCAAGCATTTTCTCCCTAAATTTCTTTGCCTTATCAGCAAGATCTGTAGGGATATCCGTCTCTCTAAATTTAATTCCTATATCATCTTCATAAATAATAGCCTTCATCGTTACTAAGTCTATCACTCCCTGAAAGTTATCTTCTGCGCCAATAGGAATTTGAATAGGTACTCCTTTAACTAACAAACGATCATTAATTTGTTGATAAACCCTATAAAAATCGGCACCCGTACGATCCATCTTGTTTATAAAAGCGATCCTAGGAACTTTATATTTAGTCGCCTGCCTCCAAACTGTCTCAGATTGAGGCTGAACACCTCCAACAGCACAAAAAACAACAACAACTCCATCCAAAACTCTCATTGACCGTTCAACCTCAACGGTAAAATCAACGTGACCGGGAGTATCAATAATATTTATTCTATAATCTTTCCAAAAAGTAGTAATAGCCGCAGATGTAATTGTTATACCACGCTCTTTTTCTTGTTCCATCCAGTCAGTCGTAGTATTCCCCTCATCAACGTTTCCTATTTTATGTATTTTACCTGAATAAAATAACACTCTTTCGGTAGTAGTTGTCTTTCCTGCGTCAATATGTGCCGCAAATCCTATGTTTCTATATTTAGATAAGTTTTTTTCTCTCTCCGCCATTTTTCTCTCCTACCATCTAAAATGTGCAAAAGCTTTATTAGATTCAGCAGTCTTATGCATATCTTCTTTTTTCTTCATTGCAACCCCCACCCCATTAAAAGAATCTAATAATTCTAAAGTCAACTTTTCAACCATCCCTTTTCCTGCCCTCTCACGAGCGGCATCTCTTAACCATTGCATCGCCAAGGCTTTGCCTCTTTCAGAAGTTACCTCAATCGGGACTTGATATGTTGCCCCTCCTACACGACGAGATTTCACTTCCATCAAAGGAGACAAATTATGTAAAACAGTTTTAAAAATTTCAATGCCGTCTTTCTTAAGCTTATCTTCCACAGCCTTAAGCGAAGAATAAACTAACTTTTCGGCCAAACTCTTCTTTCCATCATACATCACTTTGTTTATAAACCTCTGAATGTCAACGTTTCCATACACTGCATCCCCAACAAATTTTCTTTTTGATATTTTTCCACTTCTTGGCATACTAAACCTTAGCTCCTCCCTTTGGGCGTTTCGCTCCATATTTTGAGCGACTCTTATGACGATTTTGAACCCCCAAAGTATCTAATGACCCTCTTACTATATGATAACGGACTCCTGGCAAATCCTTAACTCTCCCACCTCTAACTAAAACGACTGAGTGTTCCTGTAAATTATGACCCACTCCCGGGATATATGCTATTATCTCCATCCCACCCGCTAAACGAACTTTTGCAACCTTCCTCAATGCAGAGTTGGGTTTTTTGGGAGTAGTGGTATAAACACGCGTGCATACTCCTCGTTTTAATGGATTTCCTTTCAAAGCAGGTGATTTTGTTTTCCATTTTTTATTTTTTCTGTCTCTTCTTAATAACTGATTTATCGTTGGCATTAAAGTATATCTCCTGTTACTGGCGTTAAATCTAAGTCTCTATATTTTTCAAATCCCGTTCCAGCAGGTATTAATCTGCCGATGATTACATTCTCTTTTAAACCATACATTTTATCTATTTTTCCACGAATTGCCGCATCGGTCAAAACTCTTGCCGTCTCTTGGAATGAGGCTGCCGAAATAAAACTTTCAGTGGTCAAGGAAGCTTTTGTTATTCCTAAAAGAACTTCCTCTCCTTCAGCTTTTTCTTTTGTAATTTCTTTATTAACAGCATCAAGCGTAAGTTTGTCAATAAGTTCTCCAGGCAAAAGAGTCGAATCTCCAGGTTTCAAAATTCTCATGCGTCTAGTCATTTGCCTTACGATAACCTCAATATGCTTATCATTTATAGTCACGCCCTGAGCTCTATAAATTTTCTGAACCTCATCCACCAAATGCCTCTGTACAGCTGTAACTCCCAAAATCCTAAGAAGGTCATGAGGATTAACTGTCCCTTCTGTCATTTGAGCACCCTTATGGACTCTATCTCCCTGGGTAACTTTCAAGCGAACCTCATAAGGGACAGAGTATTCTTTCCCTTCATCCTTACCAGAAACAGTCAATAAGCGTAAACCTTCTTTTTCAGAAATTAAAACCGTGCCATCAATTTCAGAAAGCAATGCAGCATCTTTAGGCCTACGAGATTCAAACAACTCTTCGACTTTTGGAAGTCCTTGAATAATATCTTTAGTTTTAGAAGGATCCCTACGAATAGCTTCAATTTTTGCTAAAACGTCATAAGCTTCGACAGAAGCGCCATCT
This genomic window from candidate division WOR-1 bacterium RIFOXYB2_FULL_36_35 contains:
- a CDS encoding 50S ribosomal protein L23; amino-acid sequence: MNPHQIILEPIITEKALNARTNNVYVFKIHPKATKVDVKSAISKLFRVLPLSVKTVKIGGKRRIVGSKVGRTASYKKAYVLLPEGKKIEELEVA
- a CDS encoding 50S ribosomal protein L15; this encodes MFDLKSLKPKPKKKAKRVGRGTSSGHGKTSGRGHKGQKSRSGGTKGVYFEGGQTPFYRRLPKKRGFKNYPFRTVYAPVNIVALNRFNSDVGISQFEAASLIKNGDKVKILGVGTLDKPLNVTAHAFSKKAKEIIEKAGGKAIKC
- a CDS encoding 50S ribosomal protein L18, with protein sequence MKSINKRKKIFGNVERPRLNVYKSLKHIHAQIIDDDSQKTIVGLSTQIVKKGNKMERSVVLGKEIAKRAKEEGVTKVVFDRGKFKYHGRIKAFADAAREGGLNF
- a CDS encoding 30S ribosomal protein S8, with the protein product MREPVSEFITSVKNAILRKKNIIDIPFSKFKDKICKVLIDEGFLGGSEVLSRGGKKILRVTLKYASNKYGKMSKSVISEIKQVSRPGRRYYVGVGKIPRVQSGFGISLVSTSHGVMAGEEARKKRLGGEVLLFVY
- a CDS encoding 50S ribosomal protein L29 codes for the protein MNIAELREKTKEELIKEYQTLAIEFKNFRFAKAKGEDKNPLQRRFVRRDIARVLTIMREKGWK
- a CDS encoding 50S ribosomal protein L22 yields the protein MMAKAQFKWIRVSPLKFRRIMKLLRGKNITEALAALKFMPHKSAKIIYKLIESAAANAVNNYKMQKDNLIIEKIVADGAGMLKRFRPRARGRAFPIKKRLSHITVYVSNKEEE
- a CDS encoding 50S ribosomal protein L24, which gives rise to MYRVKVKNKKLKIKKDDKVLILAGKDKGKKGKVLRLLTKSNRAIVEGINIVKKHQKPTRNFQGGIIEKPGSIDMSNLMVVCSKCNEPSRLGKDKEGLRICKKCEAIIDKS
- a CDS encoding 50S ribosomal protein L5 produces the protein MKNLKEKYSTEVVKKLKDEFGYKNILEIPHVVKVVLSEGVKEGPQNPKSVDIAAAEMSEIGGQHAVIKKAKKSIANFKLKARDPIGCMLTLRGEKMYLFLNKLINISLPKVRDFKGLPEDSFDGRGNYSFGIREQLIFPEVDYDKVDKVRGMNIVIVTSAKTDKEAKSLLKGLGIPFKEK
- a CDS encoding 30S ribosomal protein S3 produces the protein MGQKTHPKGFRLGVIEEWDSIWYANKADYAKLFTEDRVIRKFLKNHLYKAGISKIKISRRANQVGIDVYSAKPGLIIGRGGKGVSLIRDEVVKLIGKPVQLNIHEDPNPETSSQLVSENIAAQLEKRVAYRRAMKQAVTRVLRAKAKGIKVKLGGRLGGSEIARKEWYRVGRVPLHTLRARIDYGFCEAMTIYGKIGVKVWIYKGDVLPQKKEVKEELKANDVTAREN
- a CDS encoding 30S ribosomal protein S19, which produces MSRSRKKGPFVDDHLMRKVQKSIDSGDKKVIKTWSRRSTVIPEMIGLTIAVHNGIKHIPVYITESMIGHKLGEFAHTRVFRGHTAPTKQTAALT
- a CDS encoding 30S ribosomal protein S5; the encoded protein is MVRERNFNEPKEFEERVVQVRRVTKVVKGGKRMGFRVLAIVGDKKGRVGVGLGKASEVSSAIRKAVEAAKKSLVTIELIGGTIAHEISGKLGASFVLLKPAPSGKGVIAGGSVRVILELAGVRDVVGKSIGSSNAVNTARATIDALSNLKIQSEFEILRGKKIDVRYVQNV
- a CDS encoding 30S ribosomal protein S17, whose product is MRKIKEGVVIKEGAEKTVVVQVESVFSHKKYGKVVKTYKKFLVHDDKKEATIGDLVEIMETRPISKRKFYRIVRILGKVKLKIRELPKKKEKTKEKEEKENDSIRD
- a CDS encoding 50S ribosomal protein L14: MIQSGTRLKVADNSGARKILCIRVVGSSGRRYAGLGDIIVGVVKDATPNMQVKDAQIVYAVIIRLRKKVRRKDGSWISFDDNAVVIINKADSNPIGSRVFGPVSRELREKNFMKIISLAPEVV
- a CDS encoding 50S ribosomal protein L6; protein product: MSRVGKAPVKIIKGVNIEIKENEVIVSGTKGTLKVQIPDTLEVKIEGDVLTVSKKKETKRIRSLNGFLRAYIANMVKGVSEGFEKDLEISGVGYRASLQGKKLVLSMGYSHPVEMDPPDGISFKVEGQNKVKVLGFDKHLVGQIAANIRAVREVEPYKAKGIKYEGEIVRRKVGKAAKVGAGA
- a CDS encoding 50S ribosomal protein L4 codes for the protein MKLKIFDLKGKSLGDMEADSNLFGVKENVEVVHSTLRWLLNSKRSGTHSTLTRAEVRGGGVKPWKQKGTGRARAGSIRSPLWRHGGVIFGPKPRDYSFHLPRKIRKLALRVVLSDKARGDKLKIVKDFNIDQPKTKLVKDILDSFNLSEKKVVVVVDKISKELSLGSRNLRNIKVLSCENLNVFDLLNADILLMTESAVNKLREMF
- a CDS encoding 50S ribosomal protein L16, which translates into the protein MLQPGKTKFRKSQRGRLRGEAAKGNTLKFGEFGIQASETGYLTVNQIESARKALSHFLQRNGKIWVRVLADKPFCSRPAETRMGGGKGAPEKFIAGIKKGHVLFEMAGIGEVDAMEGVRLAAFKLPLKVRMVKVR
- a CDS encoding 50S ribosomal protein L2 — protein: MTLQQKRPTSPGTRFQIVDNYDDITKFSPEKSLCVKLAKKSGRGFKGRISSRHRGGGAKRIYRLIDFKRNKENISAVVMGIEYDPNRNVRIALVEYKDKEKRYILAPLGLKVGDNVESGSEAEVKVGNSLPLKNIPVGSVIHNVELKPGRGGQFARSAGAQINLLAKEGDYAILRLPSGEQRMVHITCKATIGQLGNIDHKNISRGKAGKTRHMGRRPYVRGAAMNPCDHPHGGGEGRAGIGRSGPLSKWGKKTLGYKTRRGKRVSDRFILRRRKG
- a CDS encoding 30S ribosomal protein S14 type Z, translated to MAKKCWLERAKRGPKFAVRIRNRCSVCGRARAYIRKFGICRICFRAAAHKGELPGVVKSSW